ACGTTGCGGATGTTTAAGGTGTCCACTCCTTTGTTATTCATCACGATGTTCCCATTGTACAGCTCCTTTATCTCGCTAACAATATTGTCGTAGAGATTCAGCTTTTCGTGCATACTtccacacatttttttctcgaaTTCTTCCTTCTGGTCGGGGTACTCCTCCTTGTTGTTCGACGCGTCCGACTGGTCGGACAGCTCCGCCCCCTTCTCGCCCCTCCCCGCGTTcgccttctccttcccccgGTACGGCTCCGAGTTCAGCGTCGTCTCGCTCGGCACGCTCTGCAGGTTTGGCAAGTTCTGCATGTTCGTGGGCGCTagcaaaaaggggttatcgaagggggagcaaaaaggggggtaaccaaaaggggggtaaccaaaaggggggagcaaaaaagcGGTTATCGAAGGGGGTTATCCAAAAGGGGTTATCCAAAAGGGGTTATCCAAAGGGCGATTATCCAAAGGGCGATTATCCAAAGGGCGATTATCCAAAGGGCGATTATCCAAAGGGCGATTATCCAAAGGGCGATTATCCAAAGGGCGATTATCGCTGGGAAGTTACGCCGCTCTGCAGCTACActgccttccccccttttcgccaATCTTTGCCTATTTGGGGTTCCTTCCTCCCAAGAACATGGCGCATCAGCAGGGGATGAACAGCTGCACCCCACACGATAATTTCGCTCTCACTTGGGGCAGTCGCCTCCGGGGGGTGCACTCACAGGTAGGTGCGCACACGTTGGGTGGAACTCTGGAAACGCTGCCAACAACTCGGCAACTCCCGCAACTGCGGCAACTCCGGCAATTCCTCGCGCCCTCCTTTGGCACCCCCCCTTGCACGCGCGCAACCGGGGGTGCACACCTCTGGGCGGGGAGGGAGAGGCAAATCTCCGCGCGGGGCAGAATGAAACAGATTGGGCGCTTCGGCAAGCcaactgggaaaaaaaagggtcgcaaagggggaagcaaagagggaagcagaaggggaacgaaaaagggaggaaataaaaaaacacagagGCAAAAATGCACTACCATAAACGAAGTGACAGTGACAGTGGCAAACGCGCAGGAAAACCCGCCGGGCGTGACCAACAGATCAGTCGGGCAGCCGCACAGTGGAAACGAGTGCTTTACCGTGTGACACGCTCTTTTCAATTCTGGCTTTCATTTCCATGGTGCCTCTCCGCATGCGCTTGCGAAAGGGGCGTTGCCAACTCGGGTGCGCATGTGTGTGAAGGGGCTACGCGAAGGGCACTCCCATGTGTGTAAAGGGGCCACGCGAAGGGTACTCTCATGTGTGTAAAGAGGCCAGGCAAAAAGCACCTCCACATGTGTTTAAAGGGGCCTCGCGAAAGGCACTCCCACATGTGTGTAAAGGGCCAGGAAAAAGCACTCCCACATGTGTGCGACAAGCGCGCAGGTAAACCCCCTCGCTCACGAGAAAACCACGCGGAGAGGCACAGCAGGTCGCCACGCACAAGTGTACCATACGAATTGACACAAGTGCGAGGTATGCCacccgaaaaaaaaaaaataaaaaaaaataaataaataagtaaataaataaatacagtCCTGTTTCACCCCTCAGGGAATACCACTCATTTGAAAGACATATAAAAgagcacacacaaaaaaaaaaaaagaatgcacACTTGAGGGGTGCACTTTTGGTCATCTGCTGTAACATTCAGGGCTTAGGAATGTGCGCGTGTAGCTGCTCTCTGGCCAACGCagggtgaacaaaaaaaaataaaaaaaaacaaaaaggataaaaaaaggagtaacaACCACAATGATGCGAATAATGAGGAACGCAATAAAACAGTGGAGACAGCTGCACGATGCGCTCATGCATACGTGTCACAGGCATGCAGTTCTGTTGCCCAAGGGGAACCCCAATGGCAACTTCGTTCTTGAGGTGGTTGGTAGCATCGCTCTGCGCGACTGTCACCCTTTTTCGTCATTTTCTCGCGTTATTTTTGGACCACTCAACGGAGACGTTATCCCCTCTCCTTGAAATGGCGaattggctgttttttttttttttttttttttttgcaactcttAAAAGCGAATGGAAGCGGCCAACTCCGTTTGGATACGTGTTGCCCACCGAGCACGCCGAAGGGAGAAAATTGGCAAGCGGCGAATGGGCCAAAAAACGTCCCACAAACGTATTCTCCGTCGAGGTGGTTTGTCGCCTGCGCGTTTTTTAAGCAGCGTTTTTGCGCAACTACTTTTGCGTAGCCATTTTTGCGTAATTATTTCCCGCGCGCTGTTCTTCACTTGGCAAAATGAGTAACTCCGCGCGGTTGGCCCATCCTGATGACCCATCCCGGCAACCCTGAGAGGAGCGGGAAATGCCTCCCCCACGGGGCACTCCAAAATGGAGCTGAACGTtcagccaaaaaaaaaaaaaaaaaaaaaaaaaaaaatttccagcGAAagttctcccccttttgggtaaCAGCCAAGTGCACACAGAAGGGTTGCCAAAGATTATCAAAAattgttgtaaaaaaatgataaaaaatatgataagaaataaataaaaaataaatgaataaaccAAATAATGGTCCACTTGTATGTTTCCCCAAAGGCCGCTCTACGCTTCATTAATGAGCAATAAAGACATAACATATCCTACCACGACGTGTGgtgggccattttttttctgcagtCAGCTCGCACCTTCGCTGCAGTGCGTGCGTGTACACTGCTACACATgagtatgttttttttttcccccaaaaaGGTGACACAAAAcgaagcaacaaaaaaagggggaagttcCAATCTTACCACAAATTGCAATCACGTTTGTCGTTCTACCCCGAGCAGTCCAtgtgcatgtttttttttgaaaaaattccccccccgtggtaGTTACATACACTTTGGGGGGCAACGACGCGGCTTCACTTCAGCTTTTTTCACCATCGGCCATTTTAAGGGGGACACCTCAAACAGGTTCTTTTGGCTGCCCGCATCAAAAAGGGGCTGTATTTGTTTCCCACGGGGACCATTCAACATCGATGCACATCTCCCTTTggtgtgtgtgcacatgggGTGGTCCACCAGGATGGACGCGGAAATGACAGCTCTGAACCGAATGAATGGGTCCCCGTGTCCGCTACGGATTTAGTTCTACCCAGTTGCCACTCAGAGGGgaggtcccttttttttattttccccacttgggaTGCTCTCCACGGGGGTAATACAACAAAAAGGATCctcgcaaaagggaagcgtCGACAAGGGTTGCCCATTACTGTCttcacatgtgcatgtggcCAAGGCTCTACGAAGAGTAACCCTCCAGTCCGTTTTAAGCCTCAACAGGCGGTATCATTTCTCTGGCCAAATAACCAATTTCACATTCGCCGCTAACCATCAGGGGAAAAGATAATTAACCCCCGGACCATTTTTGCTCAGACGGTTCTAAAGAATTCGTCGTgattccccattttggagtGCATAATTCAGTTGGGACCATCCCCCCACGCTGACTAAGCACACATGTGAATGTCACGCGTATGTATGTGCCTACCTCGAGGGGTACCTTTTACATGAACTGAGGCGTCGCTCCCGCTCCCCTTGGTTAAACACAACTGCTCCACgtccaaaaggggaaacttTCATATTCTGGAGCGGTTAATGCTATCCCgcgtttgccattttttcccctttagtTCCTAGGGGAAAGgtatgcaaaatgggaaaaagaaaaaaaaaaaaacaccaatAATGTTCCACTGTTTAAGGTGTACCTAAAAAGGGCAGTTCTTTCTCCTTCGAAAAGTTAGCCATTTATCATGAATCTTGcttcttgttttttttttattttttttttcccgcctgCCCATTCTACCTCTTCCCATTGCGCCGCCTACCGAACCGTGTTGGGAGAAAATCCCAAACGAATGCGCCAATTGGGTATGCCCTCCGTTCGGGTATCTCCTCAATCGAAAGAGAAAAGTGCCAAAGTTAGCTAAACGTGCAAGTTAACATCAGGGCAAGGTGAAGACCCCAGGTAGTGTTCACCCGTGTTATATGTAAACCCAAACGGAGCACACTTAACTGTCGACAATGCATGCAATTATATGATGATGCAAAACttcatttggggaaaaaaaaaaaaaataccatcaGCTGGCAGGTAACAGGAAACGGCACAGAAGAGAAATcactttcttttcttccgcttctcaATCGGAACAACTGGCATATGAGTGTGGGAGAGAGACAACCAGAttgggtaaaaaataaatgcaacaAATAGAAGTgatccccccccctcccttgGCATAACACCCCAATGATGAAAACTAACCATTCAAACGTACGAACCAGTTTTGTGTACAGCAAGAAAGTGAACGAACTCACAGagaaagttatttttttggccaaGAGCTTATCACACTACAGGAAGAAATATGTGACGTTtttgaaggggaggaagtgcGAGGTGGGGGGCGAAAGTGGAAGCTACACGGGGAGGGGGGACATACGAAAGAGCAGTATAAGTAGGAGCGGCAACAGCGAGAcaggcgggggggggaaaggaagacaggaaaaaaaacaccacgCAGTGAAGCGCGCAAAATGGAATGAAGAAAGCCGAGCAGGATGCAGCTTTTTCCACGTCTTCACCAGCTATGAAGAGTTCGTTCACGACCTACTGCACTTGTGCAGCCACGAAACGGACATATACATTGAATTTCTGTACACGTTGATAATTAACAGCGAGCTGTTTAATCACTTCCTCTACATATGCACATTCACAAGTGGAGACAAGGACGACCGATTTCTGCTGCTAATTTATAAGCACTTTTTAATCCTCGTTGAGTATTACTTCTACTTTAACAACTGCCACTATTTCAACGAGCTGTATCGTAGCTTGAAGGGGATTTACGACAACAAGGATGTGTGTGAAGCGGGCCTGCGGGCCCCCCCGAGGCGGTGCGCCTTTCTGCgggaaaatgataaaaactGCCTGACTGGTCAGgcaaaatatgaacaaaacggtaaaaaaaaaaaaaaaacactacaATGTAGTgcaatttggctagctggctAGCTAGCTTAGCAAAACGGTCACTtcacacatgtacacatgtgctCTCATAGGGGACCACCCCACTTACCTCACACAACTCGCAGGTCCCACCTCTCGGACGGAAGGAGAAAACAACTTCTTGTTCACCTACCCGAGCGAAAGCAGcgattttgtaaattatgaACACAGCGgtggaagaaagaaaaaaggcgaagtgAAAAACGGGAGCAGGAAGACAAATCGCTGCAGTTTTGAAGTGAACGAAAGTGGTAACACCTTTAAAGAGACAGATAAGCACCTTCTCAGTCAGCTCAACGTGTCCAGTTTTACGAAGGGGGTAGAGGAGAGAGCCGCTAACGATGCACGTGGCGAAGCAAAGTGCCATGGCAACACAGTTAAGGCGGAGGAAAGCACCCATTCAAGGGCAATTTTAAGTAATTTCCTTTCCCACGCTTCGAGCGGTGCGGATGGAGACATCCCAGGTGACTTCCATTGCAATTACCACTACAACTGCGATgatggggagaagaaaaagaaacacgTTTGCCACCGAGAATTGGCTCACCCATCGAATGCAAACTTCAATGTGAacgatttttataaattaaaaaacatgtTTTTAATGTTTAACAAGTTGAATTATGAGCATCTGTACATCCTGCTGTATTTTTCCCTGTCCATTTTGCCCACCCTTTTTCACGTGTACCTCACGAGGGTGTTAACAACGCGGAGGGAGGAATCGCGCATCAGCCCCTACCTCATGTACGTAGCCAAAAGGATAAAGGAGCGCTCCACTcgtttcttcaaaattgacTGTAACGGTACAGCGGGGGAGAGGGGTTACTGTGCGGTTTCCCCTAGAGGAGAGGCTCACAAGGGGGTGGACAGCACTGGCCCGATTAACAATAGGCATCTTCTCAAGGGGGATGTGCAAAGGGGCGTTCGAAGTGATGAAcagcggggggagcagcgaAAGGGTGCCCACACCGTTTGGGACGAACCGAATGACAAGCTGTGGGAGCACATTGACCGCCTGGACGTGCAGGCAAAGCTGGACGCGCTGAGAAGCGGAGGGGACGCCAGCAGGGATTACTCCGCCGAATTTAGGAGAAACATAAACTTGTTGCACGCGTTCGAAATTAAGGGCGACTTTGAAAGTCTGAACTATGAGGTGGTggaggagcagaaggagggGGGTGTCAAAGATAAGAAGCGGAGTGGCAATGATAAGAAGCGGAGTGGCAGCGAGAACAAACCAGATGGGAACCCACACAGGCATGCACGGAGGCGCGCGAACGAGGCGAGCCCCGCCAATCAGCAGAACGGCATTTCCGGGGGAGCCAAGGGAGGACGAGACGGCACAACACACGCAGGTCCACCTAACCAAACGGACGAAGTGGACGAAACAGCCTCCATCCAGAGCGTCCCTCTAAAGTCAAAGGAGCGCACCCCCGTGTACGATGCGGGGAGAGAACTGCAGGaggttttaaaaaggaacctACGGTGGAATAGAATCCACTCGTTTTACCTGAGCGAAGTGAAAACTCCTCGCGGGTTGCAAAACGCGCGCGGGTTGCAGGACTTTATAAAAAGCATAAGCATTATTTGTAGTGAGcagtttttctccttttacaTGAACAGGATAGACATGAAGAAATCAACCGAGGGAGATTACCACCTTCTACACGCGCACAAGTGCAGCAGCGCATCGATGAAGCAGAAGACGGAAGAGGAGGCACATTGGGGTGAGCGGCAGACAACCCATCCAGGCAACCACTTGCATATGCCAAGTCTACACAAGGACACCACGCTAATACATAACGaatacattaaaaagaaaattaaaagaaacagATTGTACacgtataaaatttttaacaaccaAATTGAGACTCTCCTAAATTCGAAGGAACTAGCTGAATGtattaaaaagcaaaaggaaaataaaaaaaaaaaaaaaaaaagtcaggaagaaaaaaaaaaggaaaacttcATATACATGCAATCGCAGAGTGGCTGTCCATTACTAAACaagaaaaatagaaaaaaaatttgggaCGTACCTTTTACGTTTTcccaaaataaaaacgaaaacgtCATCGAATCTGATTGCAATACCTACGAAGATAGTGACTCTAGTGACAATCTCTCCATGTACAATTACACGAAGGAATTCTACGCAGACAGTCgctttaatataaatgatttggttttttttttattaaattcgtTTTACCTCTTCATGCATATTCacaacatttatttttcgtgCACCTACTTGAATGTGCTCCTTTCCTACTCCATCAAGCTGGTGTTTAAGTATAGCGATCGGTGTGTCGGTTCCCGATTGGCGCGCCTCCTCCGTGGCCACTCGCCAGGTGAGAAGAGCAGCCACGGTGAGAACAGCGGCCATGGTGAGAGTGGAAAAGGTGTGGCTTCCCCAAGTGTGCTACCCCTCTGTGTGCATCTACACATGAGTATCCCCCTATTTGTGACCCTTAACCACCCCCTCTCAGATGTGCCAGCCAATCCGATTGACACAACTGAGGATGCTACCCCACCTTTCGCGGCACACAACCGGGTGAAGATCACCAGAAAGGGGTCCATCATACGCGTGATGAAATCGCTCAGGGAGGAAGGAGACATACACAAAACAGT
Above is a genomic segment from Plasmodium vivax chromosome 5, whole genome shotgun sequence containing:
- a CDS encoding hypothetical protein, conserved (encoded by transcript PVX_089315A), whose translation is MMKTNHSNVRTSFVYSKKVNELTEKVIFLAKSLSHYRKKYVTFLKGRKCEVGGESGSYTGRGDIRKSSISRSGNSETGGGGKGRQEKKHHAVKRAKWNEESRAGCSFFHVFTSYEEFVHDLLHLCSHETDIYIEFLYTLIINSELFNHFLYICTFTSGDKDDRFLLLIYKHFLILVEYYFYFNNCHYFNELYRSLKGIYDNKDVCEAGLRAPPRRCAFLRENDKNCLTGQAKYEQNGPTSRTEGENNFLFTYPSESSDFVNYEHSGGRKKKGEVKNGSRKTNRCSFEVNESGNTFKETDKHLLSQLNVSSFTKGVEERAANDARGEAKCHGNTVKAEESTHSRAILSNFLSHASSGADGDIPGDFHCNYHYNCDDGEKKKKHVCHRELAHPSNANFNVNDFYKLKNMFLMFNKLNYEHLYILLYFSLSILPTLFHVYLTRVLTTRREESRISPYLMYVAKRIKERSTRFFKIDCNGTAGERGYCAVSPRGEAHKGVDSTGPINNRHLLKGDVQRGVRSDEQRGEQRKGAHTVWDEPNDKLWEHIDRLDVQAKLDALRSGGDASRDYSAEFRRNINLLHAFEIKGDFESLNYEVVEEQKEGGVKDKKRSGNDKKRSGSENKPDGNPHRHARRRANEASPANQQNGISGGAKGGRDGTTHAGPPNQTDEVDETASIQSVPLKSKERTPVYDAGRELQEVLKRNLRWNRIHSFYLSEVKTPRGLQNARGLQDFIKSISIICSEQFFSFYMNRIDMKKSTEGDYHLLHAHKCSSASMKQKTEEEAHWGERQTTHPGNHLHMPSLHKDTTLIHNEYIKKKIKRNRLYTYKIFNNQIETLLNSKELAECIKKQKENKKKKKKSQEEKKKENFIYMQSQSGCPLLNKKNRKKIWDVPFTFSQNKNENVIESDCNTYEDSDSSDNLSMYNYTKEFYADSRFNINDLVFFLLNSFYLFMHIHNIYFSCTYLNVLLSYSIKLVFKYSDRCVGSRLARLLRGHSPGEKSSHGENSGHGESGKGVASPSVLPLCVHLHMSIPLFVTLNHPLSDVPANPIDTTEDATPPFAAHNRVKITRKGSIIRVMKSLREEGDIHKTVNPQEGSELERIKELSEMIIRKKKFFNKKKKKEKNLNCSFSPSSSKCENKTALLMNTFDIILNSFLDLCISLCSVDFQFLSDRRKRLNRAYFCKCICRYHHMLNRQYEESSLRRFNRANYDHSVEAYLFYFDELKRTRLFSNRVAGGGGSRAGHPRSRHLAADRSNHSDGSDGSDGSDGSDGSDGSDGSDGSDGSGHSMYFPRESAPNGKEHKNGGLAQQVKNDAGKRLPNKKMDDSIFSHMMMARGGGNTGGNTSSSVNLTEEDHHGEDVPIDPVNTSSDGSFLFLKKMKKKIKKRIYLDENNIIKMLTSVGCIFMNNIKYSVGITIKNLKRVAKNGPSNQRDHFLNHFSGMFYGQKKGSHLASIYNQYFVSFLFFFKMHYLFFLIKYKCENEIFLKAYWFLYAVYAVTQG